In Rhineura floridana isolate rRhiFlo1 chromosome 1, rRhiFlo1.hap2, whole genome shotgun sequence, the following proteins share a genomic window:
- the LOC133364545 gene encoding uncharacterized protein LOC133364545 isoform X1 — MTSLSEANAKFVVDFFNVVRKSHPCENVIFSPVNLLTALHLLLYGSGRDTKAEIEKVLHHLNKAEEHASSGARSHSETATRTDSLGSKLSPDFPKLSNAQAIMSEAVCEAEEGASSFTTSGEDNRQADSNLDLSVAETIPQLDAEEATPYFIPWRKHLLGREEVEYLIHELSSPEGKLSENLASSHENQEEQSRNENMTTAEAPLPTSSSSVQVATDDISALLCVFRHTVEHAENNVQAFKETFDIFKECCDKMCTSMTNLQGVLETLITILRE; from the exons ATGACCTCCCTCAGTGAAGCAAATGCTAAATTTGTCGTTGACTTCTTCAATGTGGTGAGGAAAAGCCATCCATGCGAAAATGTTATCTTTTCTCCAGTGAATCTCTTAACGGCCCTGCACCTGCTGCTTTATGGATCAGGGCGTGACACAAAAGCTGAGATCGAAAAG GTGCTTCATCATCTCAACAAAGCTGAAGAACATGCAAGTTCAGGAGCCAGGAGCCACTCTGAAACAGCAACAAGAACTGACAGTTTAGGAAGCAAGCTAAGCCCAGATTTTCCAAAATTATCAAACG CTCAGGCCATCATGAGTGAGGCTGTGTGTGAAGCTGAGGAAGGAGCCTCCTCATTTACGACATCTGGAGAAGATAACAGACAAGCAGATAGCAATTTGGATTTGTCAGTGGCAGAAACTATTCCTCAACTTGATGCTGAGGAAGCTACTCCTTATTTTATTCCTTGGAGGAAACATCTCCTGGGAAGAGAAGAGGTTGAATATCTCATTCACGAACTGTCATCTCCAGAGGGGAAATTATCCGAGAATCTAGCTAGTTCACATGAAAACCAGGAAGAACAATCTAGAAATGAAAACATGACAACTGCAGAAGCACCTCTCCCTACATCTTCTTCAAGTGTCCAAGTAGCCACCGATGATATCAGTGCCCTGTTGTGTGTGTTCAGACATACAGTAGAACATGCAGAGAACAATGTGCAGGCGTTCAAGGAAACCTTTGACATTTTTAAAGAATGTTGTGACAAAATGTGCACAAGCATGACAAATCTGCAAGGAGTTTTGGAAACGTTAATAACCATTTTAAGAGAATAA
- the LOC133377214 gene encoding uncharacterized protein LOC133377214, with translation MMAFSSEANAKFCLKLFHLLRNYHHNENILFSPLNISAALSLLYGARGNSVGQIETLSSFNQDKKEHMSSESRPDSGQPTNYTAFEASQRAYVMHDLCGEHYMSPQTPENTIHEVEDKEDGKAQEAMHKPLVEECKCEAKEEPFFPASIPVSERDAREMDSNLTHILASTVSQSNNYGVSSNILPWSKHIPKHETVEIFTQDQASSEGEAFPNLASTPENQKGSFTNRNLAAEDVRLPSFSCVKIAAENSLTPLQPFICTANVEREDPEANLVSSCLVSLTDNEAGNRKSRTEADYVQTVAGTSPQSNTEDIALHLLRKEGDEFISQEQSSVEGAVHQNQGSQEDDEVLDQESSSLERTVHQNQGSQDDEEVLSQEWSSLKGTVKQNQGNQEEDNVLSQEWPSLEGTVKQSQGNQEEDRILSQEQSSLEGTVYQNNGSRENNAVLSQEQSSLERTVKQNQRNQDDKEVLSQEWSSLEGAVKQNQRNQEDDKVLSQAMSSWEGTMKQNQRNQEEDEVLSQEQSSLEGTVHQNRENNVLLSQEWSYLEGIVHQNQENQEDNKVLSQERSSLEGTVKQNQGNQEDNEVLSEEQFSLEGTVHQNLGNREKDEILSQGWSILEGTVKQNQGNLSQSQEELSQSERIGISYTNSPSAVLFMEAGAEIMPKSQFQEFTWSMEGQDSGAEDTSLFAFLTSRRNDGSTCKNLIQTLSDTSSQLDSEDDISSDFLPWSEDFPSSEENDVASQEWPSLADKVFHNQRRSPNPQDDLLNNTNAVSPSSSSSVEGTARTMLSDAPVKEFKCTTNQKTCEKSSEEKGTSNLISLSNARLIDRQQNSHLDHQVVYSLNAHQSVPQIASSSYYLPWNKYLIGREQREALIRSRYPLRQNVSENLIVSPENSRYNRHNCMHRLPLVSVQSYACLLRSKPF, from the exons ATGATGGCGTTCTCCAGTGAAGCTAATGCCAAATTTTGCCTCAAGCTCTTTCATCTACTGAGAAATTATCACCATAATGAAAATATCTTGTTTTCACCTTTGAATATCTCAGCTGCCCTGAGCCTGCTCTATGGCGCCAGAGGGAACTCTGTAGGCCAGATTGAAACG CTGTCCAGCTTCAATCAAGATAAAAAAGAGCACATGAGTTCAGAATCCAGACCAGATTCAGGACAGCCAACAAATTACACTGCCTTTGAAGCCAGTCAGAGAGCATACGTCATGCATGATCTATGTG gtGAACATTATATGAGCCCCCAAACACCTGAAAACACCATTCATGAGGTGGAAGACAAAGAAGATGGAAAAG CTCAGGAGGCTATGCATAAGCCTTTGGTAGAAGAATGTAAGTGTGAGGCAAAGGAAGAGCCCTTCTTTCCAGCTTCCATTCCAGTTTCTGAGAGAGATGCTAGAGAAATGGACAGCAACTTGACCCACATTCTTGCGTCAACTGTTTCTCAGTCTAACAATTATGGTGTTTCTTCTAACATTCTTCCCTGGAGCAAACATATTCCAAAACATGAAACAGTGGAAATTTTCACACAAGACCAGGCTTCCTCTGAAGGGGAAGCATTTCCTAATCTGGCCAGCACACCAGAAAACCAGAAGGGGTCATTCACAAATAGAAACTTAGCTGCTGAAGATGTAAGGCTCCCTTCTTTCTCCTGTgtcaaaatagctgcagaaaattcaCTCACACCATTACAACCATTCATATGTACTGCAAATGTAGAGCGTGAGGATCCTGAAGCAAATCTGGTAAGCTCTTGTCTAGTATCCCTTACAGATAATGAGGCAGGCAACAGAAAATCAAGAACAGAAGCTGACTATGTTCAGACTGTGGCGGGTACCTCTCCTCAATCAAATACTGAAGACATTGCCTTGCATCTACTGAGAAAAGAAGGTGATGAGTTTATAAGCCAAGAACAGTCTTCTGTGGAAGGGGCGGTGCATCAAAATCAGGGAAGCCAAGAAGATGATGAAGTTCTAGACCAAGAAAGTTCTTCTCTTGAAAGAACAGTGCACCAAAATCAGGGGAGCCAAGATGACGAAGAAGTTCTAAGCCAAGAATGGTCTTCTCTGAAAGGGACAGTGAAACAAAATCAGGGGAACCAAGAAGAGGATAATGTTCTAAGCCAAGAATGGCCTTCACTGGAAGGGACAGTGAAACAAAGTCAGGGGAACCAAGAAGAGGATAGGATTCTAAGCCAAGAACAGTCTTCTCTGGAAGGGACGGTGTACCAAAATAACGGGAGCAGAGAAAACAATGCAGTTCTAAGCCAAGAACAGTCTTCCCTAGAAAGGACAGTGAAACAAAATCAGAGGAACCAAGATGATAAAGAAGTTCTAAGCCAAGAATGGTCTTCACTGGAAGGGGCAGTGAAACAAAATCAGAGGAACCAAGAGGATGATAAAGTTCTAAGTCAAGCAATGTCTTCTTGGGAAGGGACAATGAAACAAAATCAGAGGAACCAAGAAGAGGATGAGGTTCTAAGCCAAGAACAGTCTTCTCTGGAAGGAACGGTGCACCAAAACAGAGAAAACAATGTACTTCTAAGCCAAGAATGGTCTTACCTGGAAGGGATAGTGCACCAAAACCAGGAGAACCAAGAGGATAATAAGGTTCTAAGCCAAGAACGGTCTTCCCTGGAAGGGACAGTGAAACAAAATCAGGGAAACCAAGAAGATAATGAAGTTCTAAGTGAAGAACAGTTTTCACTGGAAGGAACAGTGCATCAAAATCTGGGGAACCGAGAAAAGGATGAGATTCTAAGCCAAGGATGGTCTATTCTGGAAGGGACAGTGAAACAAAATCAGGGTAATTTATCTCAAAGCCAGGAGGAATTATCTCAAAGTGAAAGGATTGGTATTTCATATACAAATTCACCCTCAGCAGTCCTCTTTATGGAAGCAGGTGCAGAAATTATGCCAAAGAGTCAATTTCAGGAATTCACATGGAGCATGGAGGGTCAGGATTCTGGGGCAGAAGATACAAGCTTATTTGCCTTTCTTACTTCCAGGAGAAATGATGGATCAACATGCAAGAATTTGATACAGACTCTGTCAGACACCAGTTCCCAACTTGACTCAGAAGATGACATTTCTTCAGACTTTCTTCCATGGAGTGAGGACTTTCCAAGTAGTGAGGAGAATGATGTTGCAAGCCAAGAATGGCCATCACTAGCAGACAAAGTGTTTCATAATCAGAGAAGATCACCAAACCCCCAGGATGATTTGTTAAACAACACGAATGCAGTAAGTCCATCTTCCTCCTCTAGTGTTGAAGGAACTGCAAGAACTATGCTTAGTGATGCCCCTGTGAAGGAATTCAAATGCACCACAAATCAGAAGACTTGTGAAAAGTCTTCTGAGGAAAAGGGAACCTCCAATCTGATTTCTCTATCAAATGCAAGGCTAATTGATAGGCAGCAGAATAGCCATTTGGACCACCAAGTGGTATATAGTTTAAATGCTCATCAGTCTGTCCCTCAAATAGCTTCTTCTTCATATTACCTTCCCTGGAATAAATACCTTATAGGAAGGGAACAGAGAGAGGCTCTAATACGTTCACGTTATCCTCTGAGACAAAATGTATCTGAAAATCTAATTGTGTCACCTGAAAACAGCAGATATAACAGACATAATTGCATGCATAGACTTCCCCTTGTTTcagtccaatcctatgcatgtcttctcagaagtaagcccttttga
- the LOC133364545 gene encoding uncharacterized protein LOC133364545 isoform X2, whose protein sequence is MTNRIWKPWIMPLHLDKPMVLHHLNKAEEHASSGARSHSETATRTDSLGSKLSPDFPKLSNAQAIMSEAVCEAEEGASSFTTSGEDNRQADSNLDLSVAETIPQLDAEEATPYFIPWRKHLLGREEVEYLIHELSSPEGKLSENLASSHENQEEQSRNENMTTAEAPLPTSSSSVQVATDDISALLCVFRHTVEHAENNVQAFKETFDIFKECCDKMCTSMTNLQGVLETLITILRE, encoded by the exons atgacaaaccgaatatggaaaccgtggattatgccgctccatttggataagcccatg GTGCTTCATCATCTCAACAAAGCTGAAGAACATGCAAGTTCAGGAGCCAGGAGCCACTCTGAAACAGCAACAAGAACTGACAGTTTAGGAAGCAAGCTAAGCCCAGATTTTCCAAAATTATCAAACG CTCAGGCCATCATGAGTGAGGCTGTGTGTGAAGCTGAGGAAGGAGCCTCCTCATTTACGACATCTGGAGAAGATAACAGACAAGCAGATAGCAATTTGGATTTGTCAGTGGCAGAAACTATTCCTCAACTTGATGCTGAGGAAGCTACTCCTTATTTTATTCCTTGGAGGAAACATCTCCTGGGAAGAGAAGAGGTTGAATATCTCATTCACGAACTGTCATCTCCAGAGGGGAAATTATCCGAGAATCTAGCTAGTTCACATGAAAACCAGGAAGAACAATCTAGAAATGAAAACATGACAACTGCAGAAGCACCTCTCCCTACATCTTCTTCAAGTGTCCAAGTAGCCACCGATGATATCAGTGCCCTGTTGTGTGTGTTCAGACATACAGTAGAACATGCAGAGAACAATGTGCAGGCGTTCAAGGAAACCTTTGACATTTTTAAAGAATGTTGTGACAAAATGTGCACAAGCATGACAAATCTGCAAGGAGTTTTGGAAACGTTAATAACCATTTTAAGAGAATAA
- the LOC133364545 gene encoding uncharacterized protein LOC133364545 isoform X3, with the protein MTSLSEANAKFVVDFFNVVLHHLNKAEEHASSGARSHSETATRTDSLGSKLSPDFPKLSNAQAIMSEAVCEAEEGASSFTTSGEDNRQADSNLDLSVAETIPQLDAEEATPYFIPWRKHLLGREEVEYLIHELSSPEGKLSENLASSHENQEEQSRNENMTTAEAPLPTSSSSVQVATDDISALLCVFRHTVEHAENNVQAFKETFDIFKECCDKMCTSMTNLQGVLETLITILRE; encoded by the exons ATGACCTCCCTCAGTGAAGCAAATGCTAAATTTGTCGTTGACTTCTTCAATGTG GTGCTTCATCATCTCAACAAAGCTGAAGAACATGCAAGTTCAGGAGCCAGGAGCCACTCTGAAACAGCAACAAGAACTGACAGTTTAGGAAGCAAGCTAAGCCCAGATTTTCCAAAATTATCAAACG CTCAGGCCATCATGAGTGAGGCTGTGTGTGAAGCTGAGGAAGGAGCCTCCTCATTTACGACATCTGGAGAAGATAACAGACAAGCAGATAGCAATTTGGATTTGTCAGTGGCAGAAACTATTCCTCAACTTGATGCTGAGGAAGCTACTCCTTATTTTATTCCTTGGAGGAAACATCTCCTGGGAAGAGAAGAGGTTGAATATCTCATTCACGAACTGTCATCTCCAGAGGGGAAATTATCCGAGAATCTAGCTAGTTCACATGAAAACCAGGAAGAACAATCTAGAAATGAAAACATGACAACTGCAGAAGCACCTCTCCCTACATCTTCTTCAAGTGTCCAAGTAGCCACCGATGATATCAGTGCCCTGTTGTGTGTGTTCAGACATACAGTAGAACATGCAGAGAACAATGTGCAGGCGTTCAAGGAAACCTTTGACATTTTTAAAGAATGTTGTGACAAAATGTGCACAAGCATGACAAATCTGCAAGGAGTTTTGGAAACGTTAATAACCATTTTAAGAGAATAA